One genomic segment of Helianthus annuus cultivar XRQ/B chromosome 14, HanXRQr2.0-SUNRISE, whole genome shotgun sequence includes these proteins:
- the LOC110908979 gene encoding zinc finger MYM-type protein 5-like isoform X2: MPPVPKYKYLSGCQKRKRKKLEEERAKADKGPRIHKFFSKLSQSSSSNVDANVGEDNADVNVDEANMGEDDANVNVDEANVGEGDMNANLNEANMGEDDVNVNVDEANVGEDDVNVDEANVGEDNDNGNPSIDIFDPRTWDSLNPNLKNELVKKGPKRELTIDKGPVDKDGRRFSKVMYTRILSNRETREREWLVYSKELDKLFCFCCKLFKQGHPKGGLDNEGYADWRHASQGLKAHEVSFEHLKNMHQWFEMRQRLECNETIDKGTYEQFKKERDYWKEVIFRIIALVKFLAKHGLAFRGKHEKLYQKSNGNFLGLIEMLEEFDPVMKEHVRRIMSDELHVHYLGHSIQNELIQ, encoded by the coding sequence ATGCCTCCCGTTCCCAAATACAAATACCTATCTGGTTGTCAAAAACGTAAAAGGAAGAAGCTAGAGGAAGAAAGAGCAAAGGCTGACAAAGGGCCGCGTATACACAAATTTTTCTCAAAACTATCTCAAAGTTCTAGTTCTAATGTGGATGCTAACGTGGGTGAAGATAATGCGGATGTTAATGTGGATGAAGCTAATATGGGTGAAGATGATGCTAATGTTAATGTGGATGAAGCTAATGTGGGTGAAGGTGATATGAATGCTAATTTGAATGAAGCTAATATGGGTGAAGATGATGTTAATGTTAATGTGGATGAAGCTAATGTGGGTGAAGATGATGTTAATGTGGATGAAGCTAATGTGGGTGAAGATAATGATAATGGTAATCCTAGTATTGATATTTTTGATCCTAGAACTTGGGATTCGCTTAATCCTAACTTGAAAAATGAATTGGTTAAGAAAGGCCCAAAAAGAGAGTTGACTATTGATAAGGGTCCCGTGGATAAAGATGGAAGGCGATTTTCTAAAGTCATGTATACTAGAATTCTATCAAACAGGGAGACACGTGAAAGAGAATGGCTAGTGTATTCAAAAGAGCTTGACAAACTCTTTTGTTTTTGTTGTAAACTTTTTAAACAAGGGCATCCGAAAGGTGGGTTAGATAACGAAGGTTATGCGGATTGGAGGCATGCTTCTCAAGGTCTTAAAGCGCATGAAGTTAGCTTTGAACATCTCAAGAATATGCATCAATGGTTTGAAATGCGCCAAAGGTTAGAATGCAATGAAACAATTGACAAAGGAACTTATGAGCAATTCAAAAAAGAAAGAGATTATTGGAAAGAAGTTATCTTTAGGATTATTGCTCTTGTGAAATTTCTTGCTAAACATGGACTAGCATTTCGCGGAAAACATGAGAAGTTGTATCAAAAGAGCAATGGAAACTTTTTGGGTTTGATTGAGATGTTGGAAGAGTTTGACCCGGTTATGAAAGAGCATGTGCGACGTATCATGAGTGATGAACTCCATGTACATTATCTTGGGCATAGCATTCAAAATGAGTTGATACAATAA
- the LOC110908979 gene encoding zinc finger MYM-type protein 1-like isoform X1, whose amino-acid sequence MRGQGYDNGANMKGKKSGVQRRFLEKNPRALYSACGCHSLNLALCDMANTITKSREFFGTIQRIYTIFANSINRWHILKENVKGLTLKSLSTTRWESRVDSIKPIRTQLVDVRKALKEVRASDNDPKIQSEAKSLEKHEVGDYEFLVQIVIWYEILSNVNVVSKRLQSKDVVLDVAIDEVDKLIKYFKNYREVGFSKAIDEAIEIANELGVDAEFPKKRVIRRKKQFDENSSVEEVIFSLDEDFKVNYFLCIVDQAISSLETRFDQYQKFEKIYGFLFPKKLKTLDEKDLKSCCYRLQDALKCNEESDVDAKELYLELKLIKTFLPSHIVSPIDALNNIFRLGDFPNAINAYKVLLTIPVTVASAERSFSKLKLLKSYLRSTMSQERLNGLAMISIENEILEGMDYKDLIESFASKNARRASRFA is encoded by the coding sequence ATGCGTGGTCAAGGCTATGATAATGGAGCAAACATGAAGGGAAAAAAAAGTGGAGTTCAAAGGAGATTCTTAGAAAAAAATCCTAGAGCTTTGTATAGTGCTTGTGGTTGTCATAGTCTTAACCTTGCACTGTGTGACATGGCTAACACCATTACTAAGTCTAGAGAGTTTTTTGGAACAATACAACGCATTTATACGATCTTTGCCAATTCCATTAATAGGTGGcatattttaaaagaaaatgttaAAGGGTTGACTCTTAAGTCATTGTCTACCACTCGTTGGGAAAGTCGTGTAGATAGCATTAAGCCTATTAGAACTCAACTTGTAGATGTAAGAAAAGCTTTGAAAGAAGTTAGGGCCTCAGATAATGATCCTAAAATTCAAAGCGAAGCTAAATCACTTGAAAAGCATGAGGTTGGTGACTATGAATTTTTGGTACAGATCGTCATTTGGTATGAAATATTATCAAATGTGAATGTGGTGAGCAAAAGATTGCAATCAAAGGATGTGGTTCTTGATGTTGCTATTGATGAAGTGGACAAATTgattaaatacttcaaaaattATAGAGAAGTGGGGTTTTCTAAGGCAATTGATGAAGCTATAGAAATTGCCAATGAATTGGGTGTTGATGCGGAATTCCCTAAAAAACGTGTGATACGTAGGAAAAAGCAATTTGATGAGAATTCAAGTGTAGAAGAAGTTATATTTTCACTCGATGAGGATTTTAAAGTCAATTACTTTTTATGTATTGTAGATCAAGCTATAAGTTCTCTTGAAACAAGATTCGATCAATACCAAAAATTCGAAAAAATATATGGTTTTTTGTTTCCTAAAAAGTTGAAGACACTTGATGAAAAAGATCTTAAGTCTTGTTGTTATCGTCTTCAAGATGCATTGAAATGTAACGAAGAATCGGACGTTGATGCTAAAGAACTTTATTTGGAGTTGAAGTTGATCAAGACATTCTTACCGAGTCACATTGTTAGCCCTATTGATGCTTTAAACAATATCTTTCGGCTAGGTGATTTTCCTAATGCTATAAATGCATATAAAGTGCTTTTGACAATTCCGGTAACAGTGGCATCGGCAGAAAGAAGCTTTTCAAAATTGAAGTTGTTGAAGTCTTATTTGCGATCGACAATGTCCCAAGAAAGACTTAATGGCTTGGCGATGATATCTATTGAAAACGAAATATTAGAAGGTATGGACTATAAAGACTTGATCGAGAGCTTTGCTTCCAAAAACGCTAGGAGAGCCTCACGATTTGCTTAA